The proteins below are encoded in one region of Apium graveolens cultivar Ventura chromosome 4, ASM990537v1, whole genome shotgun sequence:
- the LOC141720041 gene encoding uncharacterized protein LOC141720041 yields MDILGPFPVASVHVKFIVVAINYFIKWIGAKALAKITTKKIIQFFWENVIYRFGIPRIPVTDNGRQFDNIEFKEYCNNNSIELRFTSVAHLQANRQAEVVNRIILDRLKKGRTLEEHLSG; encoded by the coding sequence atggatatacttggtcCATTTCCTGTGGCATCGGTACATGTGAAGTTCATTGTGGTAGCTATAAACTACTTCATAAAGTGGATTGGGGCTAAGGCACTAGCGAAGATAACCACCAAGAAAATTATCCAGTTCTTCTGGGAAAATGTGATATACCGGTTTGGTATCCCACGCATCCCGGTCACGGATAATGGGCGACAATTTGATAATATAGAGTTCAAAGAGTACTGTAACAATAATAGCATAGAGCTTCGCTTTACCTCGGTTGCCCATCTACAGGCAAATAGGCAGGCAGAAGTTGTTAACCGAATTATCCTTGATAGACTAAAAAAGGGTCGAACACTCGAGGAACACTTGAGCGGATGA
- the LOC141721551 gene encoding protein yippee-like At4g27740, whose translation MEPYSHPLYSCRKCRTPVALAEDLLSKSFVAKSGKAFMFSQAMNVMLGKSYDKPLITGNFTIADVYCNTCGEELGWKYIKVHEKTQMYKVGRIIIEKAKIVKEY comes from the exons ATGGAGCCATATAGTCATCCCTTGTACAGCTGCAGGAAGTGCAGAACTCCTGTGGCTCTTGCTGAAGATCTTCTTTCTAAGTCCTTTGTG GCAAAATCCGGGAAAGCGTTCATGTTCAGTCAAGCGATGAACGTAATGCTGGGAAAAAGCTACGACAAACCACTTATAACCGGGAATTTTACGATTGCTGATGTGTACTGTAACACTTGTGGAGAAGAATTGGGATGGAAATATATAAAAGTTCATGAGAAGACTCAAATGTACAAGGTAGGGAGAATTATCATTGAGAAAGCCAAGATTGTCAAGGAGTACTGA